One Spodoptera frugiperda isolate SF20-4 chromosome 30, AGI-APGP_CSIRO_Sfru_2.0, whole genome shotgun sequence genomic window carries:
- the LOC118269963 gene encoding synaptic vesicle glycoprotein 2B-like — MVCKILPKIQSPTRRPPNGDAQQDSMPEVADYETALDIAGYGRFSRSVLGACAVSFFASGVQNCVMSYVLPAARCELELTTYQAGLINMAFMSGGVASAFFWGIVGDVFGRRNVLSMTLLLDATITLAQSAVADYRLLLAARTINGFVIGGPATLVFSYLSDLVGPKKRQLYLSVVGMSFIVAWLILPAIAWLVIPFKMADYETLLPIYSWRLFLALSSIPGFISGGWVLALPESPRLLSDTNRSEKALKIMAYIYKTNHGTSAEFKIKKLIQDEVFVGKTLSSEESRTKVLFLSVIKDLKTFVSKSYAVKSSLILFMFFANMAAGFGLNMWIPELLLRIQGRECKLTAPTAKPENARLFNATTHWKDLKYDSYGKEIPVPGFNDSSSFDDHFAQGIPCDATIDSEVFTSGLIVGACCVLGNAACAILCARGGALGVRRAAIACTAVCALASACLAATACSCSSFNKIAVAAAAALNAASLNGNVLLIRLLLHALPARLSGLGVCWGAWWGRAGGVASNLAVGVLLDFSCPAPFIAVGALLALSIGAIMVLKLGEDREETSQKKEEELDHGQEKNTGLDRYISTYM, encoded by the exons atggTCTGCAAAATACTACCAAAAATACAGAGCC CAACGCGGCGGCCGCCTAACGGTGATGCTCAGCAGGATTCGATGCCGGAGGTAGCTGACTATGAAACAGCCTTAGACATAGCTG GCTATGGCCGCTTCAGCAGGAGCGTGCTCGGCGCATGCGCAGTGTCGTTCTTTGCGTCCGGAGTCCAGAACTGTGTGATGTCGTACGTCCTGCCGGCCGCCAGGTGCGAGCTGGAGCTCACCACCTACCAGGCTGGGCTCATTAACATGGCTTTTATGAGTG GTGGAGTAGCCAGTGCATTCTTCTGGGGTATAGTGGGCGACGTTTTTGGCAGAAGAAACGTACTCAGCATGACTCTCCTGCTGGACGCTACCATCACATTGGCACAGAGCGCTGTGGCTGACTACCGGCTACTGCTGGCTGCTAGAACTATCAACGGATTTGTGATAG GTGGTCCTGCAACTCTAGTGTTCTCCTACCTGTCAGACCTCGTGGGACCTAAGAAGAGACAGCTGTACCTCAGTGTAGTCGGCATGAGCTTCATAGTCGCCTGGCTGATTTTACCTG CTATCGCCTGGCTGGTAATTCCATTCAAAATGGCTGACTATGAGACCTTACTGCCGATTTACTCGTGGAGGTTATTCCTGGCCCTCTCCAGCATCCCAGGGTTTATTTCTGGAGGGTGGGTCCTCGCCCTCCCAGAGAGTCCCAGGCTGCTGTCGGATACCAACAGGAGTGAGAAGGCTTTGAAGATCATGGCGTACATCTACAAGACTAATCATGGCACCAGTGCTGAATTTAAg ataaaaaaactaattcaagATGAGGTGTTTGTGGGTAAGACCCTCAGCAGCGAGGAGAGTAGGACTAAGGTTCTATTCCTGAGCGTGATCAAAGACCTGAAGACCTTCGTGTCCAAGAGCTACGCGGTCAAGTCCAGCCTGATACTCTTCATGTTCTTTGCTAATATGGCTGC TGGCTTTGGCCTAAACATGTGGATCCCAGAGCTTCTTCTCCGCATCCAAGGTAGAGAGTGTAAGCTGACTGCGCCAACTGCTAAACCAGAAAACGCAAGGCTCTTCAACGCCACCACCCATTGGAAGGATCTGAAGTATGATTCTTATGGCAAGGAGATACCAGTTCCAGGGTTCAATGACAGCAGTAGCTTTGATGATCATTTTGCACAGGGAATTCCTTGTGATGCCACTATCGACTCAGAG GTGTTCACATCAGGCCTGATTGTTGGAGCATGCTGTGTCCTCGGCAATGCTGCATGTGCCATCCTCTGTGCTCGAGGAGGTGCCCTAGGAGTCCGTCGTGCTGCAATAGCCTGCACAGCAGTGTGTGCTCTCGCTAGTGCGTGCTTAGCAGCCACGGCCTGTTCCTGCTCTAGCTTCAACAAAATAGCCGTTGCAGCCGCTGCAGCGCTGAATGCAGCGTCTCTCAATGGAAATGTGCTGTTGATACGACTTCTGCTGCATGCTCTGCCGGCTAGATTGAg TGGCCTAGGAGTCTGCTGGGGTGCCTGGTGGGGCAGAGCTGGTGGCGTGGCCTCTAACCTAGCAGTAGGGGTGTTGCTGGACTTCTCCTGTCCAGCACCCTTCATTGCAGTGGGGGCTTTACTTGCAT TATCCATCGGTGCCATAATGGTGTTAAAACTCGGAGAAGACAGAGAAGAAACAAGtcaaaagaaagaagaagaactGGATCACGGTCAGGAGAAGAATACTGGACTAGACAGATATATATCCACGTATATGTAG